The following are from one region of the Trichoplusia ni isolate ovarian cell line Hi5 chromosome 1, tn1, whole genome shotgun sequence genome:
- the LOC113496656 gene encoding 60S ribosomal protein L14, producing the protein MPFARFVEPGRVALVAEGPLKGKLVSVVDIIDQTRALVDGPCSGVSRQQIRLNQLHLTKFRLRFPFTAPTRMVRKAWTDSKLSEKWTDSQWATKLANKEKRAQMTDYDRFKLTSARVKRNRARTAVFKSLKVKAARSGTFGKKLVPKAAAKKVRTKKPVGKKPAKK; encoded by the coding sequence ATGCCTTTCGCGCGGTTTGTGGAACCAGGGCGCGTTGCCCTGGTAGCTGAAGGTCCCTTGAAGGGAAAGCTAGTAAGCGTGGTCGATATCATTGACCAGACCCGTGCTCTCGTCGACGGGCCTTGCAGCGGCGTCTCACGTCAACAGATCCGCCTGAACCAACTGCATCTTACAAAGTTCCGTCTCAGGTTCCCCTTCACAGCGCCCACGCGCATGGTGAGGAAAGCATGGACGGATTCTAAACTCAGCGAGAAATGGACAGACAGCCAGTGGGCCACCAAGCTTGCTAACAAAGAGAAACGTGCTCAGATGACTGATTACGACCGCTTCAAGTTAACGTCAGCGCGTGTGAAGAGAAACCGTGCGAGAACTGCAGTGTTCAAGAGTCTGAAGGTTAAAGCTGCGCGCTCCGGCACGTTCGGCAAGAAGCTCGTACCCAAGGCAGCCGCCAAGAAGGTGCGCACCAAGAAGCCCGTCGGCAAGAAACCGGCAAAGAAGTAA
- the LOC113496455 gene encoding uncharacterized protein LOC113496455 — PVVNMYYILLTEMETTAFTSCKIQGLQSEELNSLKQEFNNLGLTNSNTENFFEVDTPAIRVLNLLADKYYYRVSSQSMAMEKTNIGGRTIQIQKLVWTLNKK, encoded by the exons CCAGTCGTCAACATGTATTACATCCTGTTAACTGAAATGGAGACTACTGCTTTTACATCGTGTAAAATACAG GGTTTACAGTCTGAAGAGTTAAACAGTCTAAAGCAGGAATTCAATAATTTGGGACTTACGAATAGCAATACAGAAAACTTCTTTGAAGTGGACACTCCAGCAATTCGAGTTCTAAATTTGTTGGCTGACAAATATTA TTACAGAGTTTCGAGTCAGTCAATGGCGAtggaaaaaacaaatattggagGCAGAAccattcaaatacaaaaactagTCTGgacactaaataaaaaatga
- the LOC113496622 gene encoding sperm-associated antigen 6-like isoform X2: MSHSMSSPRNIQLDLLRPLLSDACSTVRQCAVVAAARLAEHDEGVARQLLNGGMVTITLENLNKYNVYYKRSALYLMRAVAKHNEELAAAIVRLGALEHIVSCLEDFDTQVKENAAWALGYIGKHSETLSGLVVDAGTLPLLVLAFQEPEMSLKQISAGALVDLAQHKPEAVVDAGAICHLVHGLENQDPKLKRSTLCALGAVAGARTELAEAVVAGGALPPALLHAGHDAAPVRRAAACLLRDIVKHSVDLAQLVVNTGGCGPLVELLAESSGGARVPACMALGFIAGQSDQLAMAVIESKAIPALVEILQNNEAEDAELCAAAWTLGHVAKHSPQHSLAIAVANALPRLLQLYTNPKSSAEVRARTSCALKQALQCCLHRPALEPLLHSAPAGILKYVLAQYAKILPNDARARRLFVTTGALKRVQEIDTVPGSSLKEYINIINSCFPEEIVRYYTPGYSDSLLDRVEAYTPQIPELFTDRVPSDCQSELTIENAN, translated from the exons aTGAGTCATTCTATGAGCAGTCCGAGAAACATTCAATTAG ATTTGTTGAGGCCTTTGCTGTCGGATGCGTGCAGTACTGTTCGTCAGTGTGCTGTGGTCGCCGCGGCTAGACTTGCCGAGCATGATGAAGGAGTAGCTCGACAGCTGCTCAATGGAGGAATGGTTACCATCACTCTTGAAAATCTTAACAAATACAAT GTGTATTACAAAAGATCCGCACTGTATCTAATGAGAGCCGTTGCTAA acATAACGAAGAACTAGCAGCTGCGATCGTGAGACTCGGAGCTTTAGAACATATTGTATCGTGCCTAGAAGACTTTGATACGcaa gTAAAAGAAAATGCTGCGTGGGCTTTAGGATACATTGGAAAACATAGTGAAACGTTGTCAGGACTCGTGGTTGACGCTGGCACTCTTCCTTTATTGGTATTGGCTTTCCAAGAACCAGAAATGAGTCTGAAGCAG ATTTCGGCTGGAGCGCTAGTCGATTTGGCTCAGCATAAACCTGAAGCTGTCGTTGATGCTGGAGCTATTTGTCATTTGGTACACGGATTGGAAAATCAAGACCCTAAATTGAAG CGTAGCACACTGTGCGCGCTGGGCGCTGTGGCGGGTGCCCGCACGGAGTTGGCCGAGGCTGTGGTGGCTGGAGGAGCCTTGCCGCCCGCGCTGCTGCATGCGGGCCATGACGCGGCTCCTGTGCGACGAGCAGCTGCTTGCCTGCTCAGAGATATCGTTAAACACTCTGTTGAT TTGGCGCAACTAGTCGTAAATACGGGTGGATGTGGCCCGTTAGTGGAGTTGCTAGCAGAGTCGTCTGGGGGCGCGCGCGTTCCTGCTTGTATGGCTCTCGGGTTCATCGCAGGGCAATCGGATCAACTGGCTATGGCTGTCATTGAATCTAAG GCCATTCCAGCATTGGTTGAAATATTGCAAAACAATGAAGCAGAAGATGCAGAGCTGTGTGCTGCGGCCTGGACCCTCGGTCATGTCGCCAAGCACTCTCCTCAGCATAGCCTGGCCATTGCTGTAGCTAATGCACTGCCAAGATTGCTGCAG TTGTATACAAACCCTAAGTCATCAGCTGAGGTGCGTGCGAGGACGTCATGTGCTCTGAAACAGGCATTACAATGTTGTCTGCATCGGCCTGCCCTAGAACCATTATTGCACTCTGCTCCCGCTGGCATACTCAAATATGTACTGGCACAATATGCAAAA ATTTTACCAAACGATGCAAGAGCCCGAAGATTATTCGTAACTACAGGAGCACTAAAGCGGGTACAAGAAATCGACACAGTTCCAGGATCATCACTAAAGgagtatattaatattataaatagctgTTTCCCCGAAGAAATCGTAAG GTATTATACTCCAGGATATTCCGATTCTCTATTGGATAGAGTGGAAGCTTACACACCGCAG attccGGAACTTTTTACAGACAGAGTTCCTAGCGACTGCCAAAGTGAATTAACTATAGAAAAtgcaaattaa
- the LOC113496622 gene encoding sperm-associated antigen 6-like isoform X1: MSHSMSSPRNIQLVFETYQKARLVFVQTMAELATRATNVKCLESAGVLDLLRPLLSDACSTVRQCAVVAAARLAEHDEGVARQLLNGGMVTITLENLNKYNVYYKRSALYLMRAVAKHNEELAAAIVRLGALEHIVSCLEDFDTQVKENAAWALGYIGKHSETLSGLVVDAGTLPLLVLAFQEPEMSLKQISAGALVDLAQHKPEAVVDAGAICHLVHGLENQDPKLKRSTLCALGAVAGARTELAEAVVAGGALPPALLHAGHDAAPVRRAAACLLRDIVKHSVDLAQLVVNTGGCGPLVELLAESSGGARVPACMALGFIAGQSDQLAMAVIESKAIPALVEILQNNEAEDAELCAAAWTLGHVAKHSPQHSLAIAVANALPRLLQLYTNPKSSAEVRARTSCALKQALQCCLHRPALEPLLHSAPAGILKYVLAQYAKILPNDARARRLFVTTGALKRVQEIDTVPGSSLKEYINIINSCFPEEIVRYYTPGYSDSLLDRVEAYTPQIPELFTDRVPSDCQSELTIENAN; this comes from the exons aTGAGTCATTCTATGAGCAGTCCGAGAAACATTCAATTAG TATTTGAGACATACCAGAAAGCTAGACTGGTGTTCGTCCAAACGATGGCTGAGCTTGCGACAAGAGCTACTAATGTTAAATGCTTGGAGAGTGCGGGTGTACTAG ATTTGTTGAGGCCTTTGCTGTCGGATGCGTGCAGTACTGTTCGTCAGTGTGCTGTGGTCGCCGCGGCTAGACTTGCCGAGCATGATGAAGGAGTAGCTCGACAGCTGCTCAATGGAGGAATGGTTACCATCACTCTTGAAAATCTTAACAAATACAAT GTGTATTACAAAAGATCCGCACTGTATCTAATGAGAGCCGTTGCTAA acATAACGAAGAACTAGCAGCTGCGATCGTGAGACTCGGAGCTTTAGAACATATTGTATCGTGCCTAGAAGACTTTGATACGcaa gTAAAAGAAAATGCTGCGTGGGCTTTAGGATACATTGGAAAACATAGTGAAACGTTGTCAGGACTCGTGGTTGACGCTGGCACTCTTCCTTTATTGGTATTGGCTTTCCAAGAACCAGAAATGAGTCTGAAGCAG ATTTCGGCTGGAGCGCTAGTCGATTTGGCTCAGCATAAACCTGAAGCTGTCGTTGATGCTGGAGCTATTTGTCATTTGGTACACGGATTGGAAAATCAAGACCCTAAATTGAAG CGTAGCACACTGTGCGCGCTGGGCGCTGTGGCGGGTGCCCGCACGGAGTTGGCCGAGGCTGTGGTGGCTGGAGGAGCCTTGCCGCCCGCGCTGCTGCATGCGGGCCATGACGCGGCTCCTGTGCGACGAGCAGCTGCTTGCCTGCTCAGAGATATCGTTAAACACTCTGTTGAT TTGGCGCAACTAGTCGTAAATACGGGTGGATGTGGCCCGTTAGTGGAGTTGCTAGCAGAGTCGTCTGGGGGCGCGCGCGTTCCTGCTTGTATGGCTCTCGGGTTCATCGCAGGGCAATCGGATCAACTGGCTATGGCTGTCATTGAATCTAAG GCCATTCCAGCATTGGTTGAAATATTGCAAAACAATGAAGCAGAAGATGCAGAGCTGTGTGCTGCGGCCTGGACCCTCGGTCATGTCGCCAAGCACTCTCCTCAGCATAGCCTGGCCATTGCTGTAGCTAATGCACTGCCAAGATTGCTGCAG TTGTATACAAACCCTAAGTCATCAGCTGAGGTGCGTGCGAGGACGTCATGTGCTCTGAAACAGGCATTACAATGTTGTCTGCATCGGCCTGCCCTAGAACCATTATTGCACTCTGCTCCCGCTGGCATACTCAAATATGTACTGGCACAATATGCAAAA ATTTTACCAAACGATGCAAGAGCCCGAAGATTATTCGTAACTACAGGAGCACTAAAGCGGGTACAAGAAATCGACACAGTTCCAGGATCATCACTAAAGgagtatattaatattataaatagctgTTTCCCCGAAGAAATCGTAAG GTATTATACTCCAGGATATTCCGATTCTCTATTGGATAGAGTGGAAGCTTACACACCGCAG attccGGAACTTTTTACAGACAGAGTTCCTAGCGACTGCCAAAGTGAATTAACTATAGAAAAtgcaaattaa
- the LOC113496650 gene encoding DNA-directed RNA polymerase III subunit RPC7-like, whose product MAGRGRGRGGSNLSFTHDQLQALGIARGDNTSQVLIPPPLFPKLEAKPLPLTSDAATDYMLIVKDLFIEYLHESPAYVKRKTKTDGIERYSDKYKMLALDAKNNKVLDCVWANMPVELRPQAKRTQVSNRKRKFADQDAIDKRLLTLEKKENQDDTDETVDTAENEKAAKTQEVNDDEEIEDEQEEEMEMDDGTDYANNYFDNGEEYDEEDDNLDDGPVY is encoded by the coding sequence atggctGGTAGAGGTAGAGGACGAGGTGGAAGTAACCTTTCATTTACACATGATCAGTTGCAAGCCCTCGGCATAGCGAGAGGAGACAATACATCTCAAGTTTTGATACCACCTCCTCTGTTTCCGAAACTTGAAGCCAAACCACTACCGTTAACTAGCGACGCTGCTACTGATTATATGTTAATTGTGAAAGatctatttattgaatatttacatGAGTCGCCGGCCTATGTAAAGCGAAAGACCAAAACAGATGGCATCGAGAGGTATTctgataaatacaaaatgttagCTCTCGATGCAAAGAATAACAAAGTGCTAGACTGTGTGTGGGCCAACATGCCTGTTGAGCTGAGACCCCAAGCCAAAAGAACTCAGGTGTCTAATCGAAAACGAAAGTTCGCTGATCAAGATGCTATTGATAAGAGATTGCTAACAttagagaaaaaagaaaatcaagatGACACTGATGAAACTGTAGATACTGCTGAAAATGAGAAAGCTGCGAAGACCCAGGAAGTTAATGACGACGAGGAGATAGAAGATGAACAGGAGGAGGAAATGGAGATGGATGATGGCACAGATTATGCTAACAACTACTTTGATAATGGAGAAGAGTATGATGAAGAAGATGACAACCTTGATGACGGCCCAGTTTACTGA
- the LOC113496666 gene encoding uncharacterized protein LOC113496666 produces the protein MPYVMVMGSLSAPHLSKDEGATVYGLKNDERASLLRELNTSFGMQVAVSSEQDRTVRVTQKGLTLVVVNRLHALFGYDVVSHAMAMTNANRELVSFTMYKKTSSGHNTGHSTSSQSHGHSHGHGHSHSGSHKGHSSVVTL, from the exons ATGCCGTACGTCATGGTTATGGGCAGCCTTAGTGCACCGCATCTATCGAAAGACGAGGGTGCAACAGTGTATGGACTCAAAAATGATGAAAGGGCTTCATTATTAAGG gAACTAAACACATCCTTCGGCATGCAGGTCGCAGTTTCATCAGAACAGGATAGAACCGTCAGAGTGACGCAAAAAGGTCTTACGCTGGTGGTTGTGAATCGTCTGCATGCGTTATTTGGATACGACGTCGTTTCTCATGCAATGGCTATGACAAATGCCAACCGTGAGCTGGTCTCCTTCactatgtataaaaaaactagttCAGGACACAATACAGGCCACAGCACAAGCTCACAAAGCCATGGCCACAGTCACGGCCACGGCCACTCGCATAGTGGATCGCATAAGGGCCACAGCAGTGTCGTCACGCTGTGA